In one Echinicola marina genomic region, the following are encoded:
- a CDS encoding D-alanyl-lipoteichoic acid biosynthesis protein DltD yields the protein MDRFLRKGLILFLLLIGLYPFVTYFIGEIRPYGFFRNIRDLRGENDFMWSRLREADQTKDIDILIVGSSLAYRGIDVRLFDDLGLKAFNLGSSAQTAIQSKYLIDKYLKDMNPKLVVWDVSPRFSIANSGKESLIDLVSNEGVNGDLINLLLTTKSYELTNTYVYVGLKQIFTDFDDFQEVSVIKNKTYIEGGFVEYSSSEFKSNSIKDYEYKLIDYQLNALNDAVKFISKNDIKILFVAAPINPQWYQSASNRKEVDQFIKNVVVDNNLEGYKNYNEIAISGLNYSSKFFIDNLHLKKEGVQIYNEQLLTDILKILE from the coding sequence ATGGATAGGTTTTTAAGAAAGGGACTAATTTTATTCCTTTTATTGATTGGATTATATCCATTTGTGACATATTTCATTGGTGAAATTAGGCCTTATGGATTTTTTAGAAATATTAGAGATTTAAGAGGGGAGAACGATTTTATGTGGAGCCGGCTGAGAGAAGCTGATCAAACAAAAGATATTGATATTTTAATTGTTGGTTCTTCATTGGCTTATCGTGGAATTGATGTTAGATTATTTGATGATTTAGGCCTTAAAGCATTTAATCTGGGATCAAGTGCTCAAACAGCAATACAATCTAAATATTTAATAGACAAATATCTAAAAGATATGAATCCAAAGTTAGTAGTTTGGGATGTTAGTCCTAGATTCAGTATTGCTAACTCAGGTAAGGAAAGTTTAATAGATTTAGTCTCAAATGAGGGAGTTAATGGTGATTTGATTAATTTACTCTTGACAACCAAAAGCTATGAATTAACAAATACATATGTTTATGTAGGACTAAAACAAATTTTCACTGATTTTGATGACTTTCAGGAAGTATCAGTAATTAAAAATAAAACTTATATAGAGGGTGGTTTTGTCGAATACTCTTCATCGGAATTTAAATCCAATAGCATTAAAGATTATGAATATAAATTGATTGATTATCAATTAAACGCACTGAATGATGCAGTGAAATTTATTTCGAAAAATGATATTAAGATTCTCTTTGTTGCCGCTCCAATTAATCCTCAGTGGTACCAATCAGCGTCGAATAGGAAAGAAGTTGATCAATTTATTAAAAATGTTGTGGTAGACAATAACCTTGAAGGATATAAAAATTATAATGAGATAGCAATTTCAGGCCTAAACTATTCATCAAAGTTCTTTATTGATAATTTGCACCTAAAAAAAGAAGGAGTTCAAATTTATAATGAACAATTATTAACTGATATTTTGAAAATTTTAGAGTAA
- a CDS encoding type II toxin-antitoxin system VapC family toxin: protein MQKAYLVDTHALLWFLAGDDAISENAKTLLLDTTNRCYVSIASLWEIAIKIKLGKLSIDADFKQLAELLYQNDIEIIQITFEHIAGLMDLDDIHRDPFDRIIISTALVEDIPVITKDQNFPKYKNLKVIW from the coding sequence ATGCAAAAGGCATATTTGGTAGATACTCATGCCTTATTGTGGTTTTTGGCCGGGGATGATGCGATCTCTGAAAATGCAAAGACCCTACTTTTGGATACGACCAATAGGTGTTATGTTAGTATAGCTTCACTATGGGAAATTGCCATAAAAATTAAATTAGGTAAGCTATCAATTGATGCTGACTTTAAACAATTAGCTGAACTCCTTTATCAAAACGATATTGAAATCATTCAAATAACATTTGAACATATTGCAGGCTTGATGGATTTAGATGATATCCATCGAGATCCATTTGATAGAATTATTATTTCTACAGCCTTAGTGGAAGATATTCCAGTAATTACAAAAGATCAAAATTTCCCCAAGTATAAGAACTTAAAAGTAATTTGGTGA
- the vapB gene encoding type II toxin-antitoxin system VapB family antitoxin, with protein sequence MDNLSLYTQINNLPANLKEQVRDFVEFLKMKSDKQKRPIKKREFGILKGKVTISKDFDAPIADFNDYM encoded by the coding sequence ATGGATAATTTAAGTTTATACACTCAGATCAATAATTTGCCAGCGAATTTAAAAGAACAAGTGCGTGATTTTGTGGAGTTTTTAAAAATGAAGTCAGATAAACAAAAGCGTCCTATCAAAAAGCGGGAGTTTGGAATTTTGAAAGGAAAGGTCACAATTTCCAAGGATTTTGATGCTCCAATAGCTGATTTTAATGATTATATGTGA
- a CDS encoding nucleotidyltransferase family protein, with amino-acid sequence MKKKNYPKDNSIGFGSANVNEAVVDSYMIPKNPSKHSGIKETVRELCEQHHVDKLYLFGSMAEGKVNENSDMDLLVKFKELELKDYFDNYIHLQHQLEVLFQRKVDLMEFQTLKNPILIRSIDKNKKLIYG; translated from the coding sequence ATGAAAAAGAAAAACTATCCAAAAGACAATTCCATAGGTTTTGGCAGCGCAAATGTAAATGAAGCTGTAGTGGATAGCTATATGATACCAAAGAACCCAAGCAAACACAGTGGTATAAAGGAAACCGTTCGGGAATTGTGTGAACAACACCATGTGGATAAGCTATATTTATTTGGGTCAATGGCAGAAGGGAAGGTCAACGAAAACTCAGACATGGACCTTTTGGTAAAATTTAAGGAGCTAGAACTTAAAGATTATTTTGACAACTATATTCATCTGCAACATCAATTGGAAGTGCTTTTCCAACGGAAAGTGGATTTAATGGAATTTCAAACACTTAAAAACCCAATACTTATCCGATCTATAGATAAGAATAAGAAACTGATCTATGGATGA
- a CDS encoding HepT-like ribonuclease domain-containing protein: MSKRDILLLIQDMHDAATKIKKYSAGYSFERFQEDEKTIDAVIRNFEIIGEAANRIDDDFKFEFPQIEWNKLRGFRNRLIHEYFGVDIEIVWTIIEEDIDSLIDRLEEVMDHLS; the protein is encoded by the coding sequence ATGTCTAAACGGGATATTCTGTTATTGATTCAGGATATGCATGATGCCGCAACAAAAATTAAAAAATATTCTGCTGGATATTCTTTTGAACGCTTTCAGGAGGATGAAAAAACGATTGATGCAGTTATAAGAAATTTTGAAATTATAGGAGAGGCAGCGAATCGGATAGACGATGATTTTAAATTTGAATTTCCTCAAATAGAATGGAACAAATTAAGAGGATTTAGGAATAGGTTAATTCATGAATATTTTGGTGTTGATATTGAAATTGTTTGGACCATTATAGAAGAAGATATTGACAGCTTAATTGATCGATTGGAAGAAGTAATGGATCACCTTAGTTAG
- a CDS encoding ABC transporter permease: protein MSKLNIIEPSKGWRLIDLNELWRYKDLLYFLTVRGIKARYAQSILGIGWAIIQPLFTTLVFTVVFGNLAKVDSDGMPYILFSYLALWPWSYFSGTLTDSANSLVANAGMITKVYFPRLILPLSAIFSKLLDFMISFVILLGLLIYFQVLPGWEIIFLPVLLLQLLLTSLGIGMILSAMAVQYRDVKYALSFIVQLLLYAAPVVYSTMAVPEVWRFVYSLNPMVGVIEGIRAMLLAREVPWEWVWPGSLVSIGLFTFGLFYFRKMEKVFADVA, encoded by the coding sequence ATGTCAAAACTAAATATTATTGAGCCTTCAAAAGGTTGGAGGCTAATTGATTTAAATGAATTATGGAGGTATAAGGACCTATTATATTTCCTGACGGTAAGAGGCATTAAGGCCAGGTATGCCCAATCCATTTTAGGGATTGGCTGGGCAATTATCCAACCTCTATTTACAACTCTGGTGTTTACGGTGGTTTTTGGGAATTTGGCCAAGGTGGATTCGGATGGTATGCCTTATATTCTCTTTTCATACTTGGCTTTATGGCCATGGAGCTATTTTTCCGGAACCTTGACGGACTCCGCCAATAGCTTGGTGGCCAATGCAGGCATGATTACCAAGGTGTATTTCCCTAGGTTGATTCTGCCGCTATCAGCCATATTTTCCAAATTATTGGACTTTATGATCTCTTTTGTAATCCTGCTGGGGCTCTTAATCTATTTTCAAGTGTTGCCAGGTTGGGAAATTATTTTCTTACCGGTTTTATTGCTTCAGCTCTTACTGACTTCATTGGGCATTGGTATGATCTTGTCTGCTATGGCGGTACAATACAGGGATGTGAAATATGCCCTGAGTTTTATTGTTCAGCTTCTTCTTTATGCTGCTCCAGTGGTTTACAGTACTATGGCAGTTCCTGAAGTTTGGAGGTTTGTTTATTCACTTAATCCAATGGTGGGGGTAATAGAAGGCATCAGGGCCATGTTATTGGCCAGAGAAGTTCCCTGGGAATGGGTCTGGCCGGGAAGTTTAGTGTCAATTGGTCTTTTTACCTTTGGCTTATTCTACTTCAGAAAAATGGAAAAAGTCTTTGCGGATGTAGCCTAA
- a CDS encoding type II toxin-antitoxin system VapC family toxin: protein MQKAYLVDTHALLWFLAGDDAISENAKTLLLDTTNRCYVSIASLWEIAIKIKLGKLSIDADFKQLAELLYQNDIEIIQITFEHIAGLMDLDDIHRDPFDRIIISTALVEDIPVITKDQNFPKYKNLKVIW from the coding sequence ATGCAAAAGGCATATTTGGTAGATACTCATGCCTTATTGTGGTTTTTGGCCGGGGATGATGCGATCTCTGAAAATGCAAAGACCCTACTTTTGGATACGACCAATAGGTGTTATGTTAGTATAGCTTCACTATGGGAAATTGCCATAAAAATTAAATTAGGTAAGCTATCAATTGATGCTGACTTTAAACAATTAGCTGAACTCCTTTATCAAAACGATATTGAAATCATTCAAATAACATTTGAACATATTGCAGGCTTGATGGATTTAGATGATATCCATCGAGATCCATTTGATAGAATTATTATTTCTACAGCCTTAGTGGAAGATATTCCAGTAATTACAAAAGATCAAAATTTCCCCAAGTATAAGAACTTAAAGGTAATTTGGTGA
- a CDS encoding class I SAM-dependent methyltransferase: MIKVDRFFREKVIPLMDNKASPKQMRKLKNLGKRIVSIGRGSDLTFLAQIYGTDKWGEHWYTPHYQFHFQRLRNKKIKLLEIGVGGYDKPFSGGSSLRMWKRYFSRGLIFSFDIYDKSAHEEARIKIYQGSQVDAKFLDQVCNEAGSLDIIIDDGSHINEHVLFTFHHLFPKLNEGGIYVIEDTQTSYWEHYGGELEERNSKETIMGYFKSLVDGLNHEEYKNHTYKPNYYDLNISAIHFYHNLIFIYKNKNNEGSNINRST, from the coding sequence TTGATAAAGGTAGATAGATTTTTTCGTGAAAAGGTTATTCCTCTTATGGATAATAAGGCTTCCCCTAAGCAAATGAGGAAACTTAAAAACTTAGGAAAAAGAATTGTTAGTATAGGAAGGGGGAGTGACTTAACCTTTTTGGCTCAGATTTATGGTACAGACAAATGGGGGGAGCATTGGTATACTCCCCATTATCAATTTCATTTTCAAAGGTTAAGAAATAAGAAAATTAAATTGCTAGAAATTGGGGTTGGAGGATATGACAAACCATTTAGTGGTGGATCCTCCTTGAGAATGTGGAAAAGATACTTCTCAAGAGGTCTAATTTTTTCATTTGATATTTACGATAAATCGGCTCATGAAGAGGCTAGAATAAAGATATATCAAGGGAGTCAAGTGGATGCAAAGTTTCTAGATCAAGTTTGTAATGAGGCAGGAAGTTTAGACATTATAATAGATGATGGAAGTCATATCAATGAACATGTATTGTTTACCTTCCATCATCTATTTCCTAAATTAAATGAAGGTGGTATCTATGTAATTGAAGACACGCAGACTTCTTATTGGGAGCATTATGGAGGGGAGTTAGAAGAAAGAAATAGTAAGGAAACGATTATGGGTTATTTTAAATCCTTAGTGGATGGGTTAAACCATGAGGAATATAAAAATCATACATATAAGCCCAATTATTATGACCTAAACATTTCAGCGATTCATTTTTATCATAACCTTATCTTTATATATAAGAATAAAAATAATGAGGGATCCAATATTAATCGTTCAACTTAG
- a CDS encoding nucleotidyltransferase family protein, with product MKTLVDIIQILRNKKSDLIKRYPISSIGVFGSYARNEQSDYSDVDLLVEIDGRIGSRFIDLAEEFEKLLGLKVDLVSKKGLKEKYFKAIEKDIKYV from the coding sequence ATGAAAACGCTGGTAGACATCATTCAGATTTTGAGAAATAAGAAAAGTGACCTTATCAAAAGGTACCCTATTTCTTCTATTGGTGTATTTGGCTCTTATGCGAGGAACGAACAATCGGATTATAGTGATGTGGATTTATTGGTAGAGATTGATGGGAGGATAGGAAGTCGATTTATTGATCTTGCAGAGGAATTTGAAAAGCTATTGGGCTTGAAAGTGGATTTGGTTTCAAAAAAGGGCTTAAAAGAGAAATATTTTAAGGCAATAGAAAAGGATATTAAGTATGTCTAA
- a CDS encoding class I SAM-dependent methyltransferase codes for MIKNKYFKEVLDSGMAESASGEKIKIHSGLSKDEIEAIIQIIKENDLIVNTIEIGCAYGISTLAICEALDDKENAFHTVIDPFQESDWKGVGINNIEKAGYKKIVFVQEYSEIVLPKLLNDNKRYDFALIDGYHTFEHTLLDFFYLERMIRPGGIIAIDDSNWPSIRKAISYILNFDNIKLERIVKEDVDFKENLREKTFLTLIKGIYKLIPFKRKKYFFTERIHNPHSFDIKNSSMVFLRKTHDSVRHWKWFEQF; via the coding sequence ATGATAAAGAATAAATATTTTAAGGAAGTCTTAGATTCAGGTATGGCCGAAAGCGCATCTGGAGAAAAGATTAAGATACATTCTGGACTTTCCAAAGATGAAATAGAAGCAATTATTCAAATAATTAAGGAAAATGATTTAATTGTAAATACGATTGAAATAGGTTGTGCTTATGGTATCTCTACTTTAGCTATTTGTGAAGCTTTAGACGATAAAGAAAATGCGTTTCATACTGTTATAGATCCCTTTCAAGAATCTGACTGGAAAGGAGTAGGAATAAACAATATTGAAAAAGCTGGATATAAGAAAATAGTTTTTGTTCAGGAATATTCGGAGATAGTTCTTCCTAAACTCCTTAATGACAATAAGCGATATGATTTTGCACTCATAGACGGTTATCACACATTTGAGCATACATTATTAGATTTTTTCTATTTGGAAAGAATGATAAGACCAGGAGGGATTATTGCAATAGATGATTCGAACTGGCCGAGTATAAGGAAAGCTATTTCTTATATATTAAATTTTGACAACATAAAATTGGAACGAATTGTTAAGGAGGATGTTGATTTTAAGGAAAATTTAAGGGAAAAAACTTTTTTAACTTTAATAAAGGGGATTTATAAATTAATACCCTTTAAAAGAAAAAAATATTTTTTTACTGAAAGAATACATAATCCACATTCATTTGATATAAAGAATTCATCAATGGTTTTTTTAAGAAAGACCCATGATTCTGTTAGACATTGGAAATGGTTTGAGCAATTTTAA
- a CDS encoding class I SAM-dependent methyltransferase gives MSLLNNSTVIRLKFFLRKLRGKIQENQYIYYPNIDLKNGSSKEIFEEINGKNTWGSKESVSGKGSEIKHTRILLRKLNILNQELRIKSMLDAPCGDFNWMKNLDREGIKYTGMDIVEDVINKLSDEYADESVLIFKKGNIIEDQLPKVDLIFCRDCLVHFSFSDIDKTLRNFKNSGSKYLLTTTYGARKINRDIATGGWRPINLEITPFNLGTPLKVIKENNTDDNGLYFDKSMALWELSKLNLD, from the coding sequence ATGAGTCTATTAAATAATTCAACTGTTATTAGGTTAAAGTTTTTTCTAAGAAAACTAAGGGGTAAAATACAAGAAAACCAATATATATACTACCCCAATATTGACTTGAAAAATGGCTCTAGCAAAGAGATTTTTGAAGAAATTAATGGTAAAAATACTTGGGGATCAAAGGAAAGTGTTTCAGGAAAGGGATCGGAAATAAAACATACCAGAATTCTGCTGCGGAAGTTAAATATATTGAATCAGGAGTTGAGGATAAAAAGCATGTTGGATGCTCCTTGTGGAGATTTTAATTGGATGAAAAATTTAGATAGAGAGGGAATTAAATATACAGGGATGGATATTGTTGAAGATGTTATCAATAAGTTAAGTGATGAGTATGCAGATGAATCCGTGTTAATTTTCAAAAAAGGTAATATCATTGAGGACCAACTCCCAAAGGTAGACTTGATTTTTTGCAGGGATTGTTTAGTTCACTTTTCATTTTCAGATATTGATAAGACACTAAGAAATTTTAAAAATTCTGGTTCCAAGTATTTGTTGACCACCACTTACGGAGCTAGGAAAATCAATCGTGATATTGCTACAGGTGGATGGCGTCCGATAAATCTCGAAATTACACCATTTAATTTGGGAACACCTTTAAAGGTGATTAAAGAAAATAATACAGATGACAATGGGCTTTATTTTGATAAGTCAATGGCTTTATGGGAGCTGTCAAAATTGAATCTGGACTGA
- a CDS encoding MBOAT family O-acyltransferase, whose product MLFNSFEFLIFLPIVFLLYWAVFQKNLKAQNTFLLLASYVFYGWWDWRFLSLIIVSSWVDYLCGLKMGSTPSLRDGSKTDEACLPGRQAISFKNNSFLSWFKGRKKYLTLSIAFNLGLLGFFKYFNFFMESATDLINTIGFQSNDYSLKLILPVGISFYTFQTMSYTIDVYKGKLKPTNDIIAFFAYVSFFPQLVAGPIERAKHLLPQFFKQRNFVYEQGTEGVKLILWGLFKKVVIADNCAIVVNPIFENYTTASGLELIMGAVLFAFQIYGDFSGYSDIAIGVGKLLGFDLMTNFKTPYFSRDIAEFWRRWHISLSTWFRDYVYIPLGGSKVGKWLSIRNIFIVFLVSGLWHGANWTFVFWGGLNALFFIPLFIRKKNRQHIDAIAENRLLPTWNESLQILMTFTLVCLAWIFFRSESLNDAMAYIQNLVVNPFMPKHFGFINYDLRMALVLFIVLEWVGREKGSWLQLLPRKRWRYAVYVTITYFVIYLGVFSEPVDFIYFQF is encoded by the coding sequence ATGCTTTTTAACTCTTTTGAATTCCTAATCTTTCTGCCAATAGTGTTTTTATTATACTGGGCAGTATTTCAAAAGAACCTCAAAGCCCAGAATACATTCTTGCTATTGGCAAGTTATGTGTTTTATGGCTGGTGGGATTGGCGTTTTCTAAGCCTGATCATAGTGAGTTCCTGGGTGGATTATTTATGTGGATTGAAAATGGGCTCTACACCGTCATTGCGAGATGGTTCTAAAACCGACGAAGCCTGCCTGCCCGGCAGGCAGGCAATCTCATTTAAGAATAACAGTTTTCTTTCTTGGTTCAAAGGCCGAAAGAAATACCTCACACTAAGTATAGCTTTCAATCTGGGCTTATTGGGCTTTTTTAAGTATTTTAATTTCTTTATGGAATCCGCAACTGACTTGATAAATACTATTGGATTCCAATCGAATGATTATTCTCTGAAACTTATCCTCCCCGTTGGTATCAGTTTTTATACTTTCCAGACCATGAGCTATACCATTGACGTTTACAAAGGAAAGCTAAAGCCTACTAATGATATTATTGCCTTTTTTGCCTATGTAAGTTTCTTTCCTCAATTGGTAGCGGGACCAATAGAAAGGGCCAAGCACCTTTTGCCACAGTTTTTTAAGCAGAGAAATTTTGTATATGAGCAAGGTACGGAAGGAGTCAAATTAATACTATGGGGATTATTTAAAAAAGTGGTGATTGCTGATAATTGCGCTATAGTTGTTAATCCGATTTTTGAAAATTATACAACAGCTTCGGGGCTTGAATTGATTATGGGAGCGGTATTATTTGCTTTTCAGATTTATGGGGACTTTTCGGGTTATTCCGATATAGCTATTGGTGTAGGAAAGCTATTGGGTTTTGATTTAATGACAAACTTTAAGACACCTTATTTCAGTAGGGACATAGCTGAATTTTGGCGAAGGTGGCATATTTCGCTTTCTACTTGGTTTAGGGATTATGTTTATATTCCATTAGGAGGTTCTAAAGTGGGCAAGTGGCTGAGCATTCGCAATATATTTATTGTCTTTTTGGTCTCAGGACTTTGGCATGGGGCAAATTGGACTTTTGTATTTTGGGGTGGATTGAATGCTTTATTTTTTATTCCACTTTTCATTAGAAAGAAAAATAGACAGCATATAGATGCAATTGCTGAAAATAGACTTCTTCCTACTTGGAACGAATCACTACAGATACTAATGACATTTACTTTGGTATGCCTGGCATGGATATTTTTTAGGTCTGAATCATTGAATGATGCTATGGCTTATATTCAAAATCTAGTGGTCAATCCATTTATGCCTAAGCATTTTGGTTTTATCAATTATGACCTTCGAATGGCGCTGGTATTATTTATTGTATTGGAGTGGGTAGGCAGGGAAAAGGGGAGTTGGTTACAGCTATTACCAAGAAAAAGATGGCGGTATGCTGTTTATGTAACGATCACCTATTTTGTAATTTATTTGGGAGTCTTTAGTGAGCCTGTTGACTTTATTTATTTTCAATTCTAA
- a CDS encoding glycosyltransferase — protein MRFKHFLISRFNVQYLEMVPYNLKMDPERWLSERIQLFFDYCYPSVINQRCNNFTWLVYFDPRTPEKELEIISSLDTKHIIQFRFSDHWSKMDKDILDFISKDVELEKTDVIISTRLDCDDAIADYFMGAIQKEFSNQYQNLPLAINPLKGLILDRRSGVVHLKKMRSNPFISLVQSADDMDVSIFGRQHQEITETIKSIDLLIPKMWLQIVHGNNLLNKPSGMPLLGNDLSLFHIKDAPNVPKGNMLLYSFLKYLMGRMNNLFIKTKRRIGLKA, from the coding sequence TTGAGGTTTAAACATTTTCTTATTTCTAGGTTTAATGTCCAGTATTTGGAGATGGTTCCATATAATTTAAAGATGGATCCCGAGCGATGGTTATCAGAGAGAATTCAACTTTTCTTTGATTATTGTTATCCAAGTGTAATAAATCAGCGCTGCAATAATTTTACATGGTTGGTATATTTTGATCCAAGAACCCCTGAAAAGGAATTGGAAATAATTTCTTCATTGGATACCAAGCACATTATTCAATTTAGGTTTAGTGATCATTGGAGCAAAATGGATAAAGATATTCTTGATTTTATATCCAAGGATGTTGAACTAGAAAAAACTGATGTTATAATTTCTACCCGACTGGACTGTGATGATGCGATTGCCGATTATTTTATGGGAGCTATTCAAAAAGAATTTTCAAACCAATATCAAAACTTACCTCTCGCCATAAACCCGCTTAAAGGATTGATATTGGATAGGCGATCAGGAGTCGTCCATCTGAAAAAGATGCGCAGTAACCCATTCATTTCTTTAGTTCAATCAGCAGATGATATGGATGTTTCAATATTCGGTAGGCAACACCAGGAAATAACCGAAACCATCAAATCCATTGATTTGCTTATCCCAAAAATGTGGTTGCAAATTGTCCATGGCAATAATCTTTTAAATAAACCTTCAGGTATGCCTTTGCTTGGAAATGATTTGTCCTTATTTCATATAAAAGATGCTCCCAATGTCCCTAAAGGGAATATGCTTTTGTATTCCTTTTTAAAATATTTGATGGGAAGAATGAATAATCTATTCATTAAAACAAAAAGAAGGATTGGGTTAAAGGCATAA
- a CDS encoding FkbM family methyltransferase gives MGPIELFLKLNGKFSFLRKITQNAVKKAVLNPSKRAKLNRFYHRMSYYEKSIFHSLYGRIFRDGKQYTIDGVWILKFAGKDIKIPLRSESLWLDWETAISVLGHDYEIKEYYEEKITSENPPSCFLDIGANYGTHSLMFLSCGIRAISIEPNLKCKPFFDTLCKVNGVQGEWHAIALGDKFEHAQITFPETELWLGSLSGGNIQALQRFERLNTQEVTVDTLDDFIKNESIRPDLVKLDTEGYEKKVICGGERFLKEQYPDLIFEAHGFQYQETMINTLNSIDYKVFGLYSKKQVVSLDSILPKETNFLAVNIDKDV, from the coding sequence ATGGGACCAATTGAGCTTTTTCTTAAGCTAAATGGAAAGTTTTCTTTTTTAAGAAAGATTACACAAAATGCGGTGAAAAAAGCGGTTCTTAATCCATCTAAAAGAGCCAAACTTAATCGCTTTTACCATAGAATGAGCTATTATGAGAAATCAATATTTCATTCGTTATATGGTCGAATTTTTAGAGATGGAAAACAATATACAATAGATGGAGTTTGGATATTGAAATTTGCAGGAAAGGATATCAAAATCCCTTTGAGATCAGAATCGCTTTGGTTGGATTGGGAGACAGCGATTTCAGTGTTGGGTCATGATTATGAAATTAAGGAGTATTATGAGGAAAAGATTACTTCTGAAAATCCTCCAAGCTGTTTTTTAGATATTGGAGCGAATTATGGTACTCATTCATTGATGTTTTTATCGTGTGGAATAAGGGCTATATCAATAGAACCCAATTTAAAATGTAAGCCTTTCTTTGATACTTTATGCAAAGTGAATGGTGTCCAAGGGGAATGGCATGCTATTGCTTTAGGAGATAAATTTGAACATGCTCAAATTACCTTTCCAGAGACTGAGTTATGGTTGGGAAGTTTGAGTGGAGGAAACATCCAAGCGTTACAGCGATTTGAAAGACTAAATACTCAGGAAGTTACGGTGGATACATTGGATGATTTTATCAAAAATGAATCCATAAGACCAGACTTGGTGAAACTGGATACTGAGGGGTATGAAAAGAAGGTGATTTGCGGGGGAGAGAGGTTTTTAAAAGAACAATACCCTGATTTGATATTTGAAGCGCATGGATTCCAATATCAAGAGACAATGATTAATACTTTAAACTCCATAGATTATAAAGTATTTGGATTATATAGTAAAAAGCAAGTTGTTTCATTGGATAGCATTCTACCAAAAGAAACTAATTTCTTGGCAGTTAATATAGATAAGGACGTTTAA
- a CDS encoding HepT-like ribonuclease domain-containing protein yields MDDRIEKCLYDVAFAIEEIEAFIKEYDVNTFFDYKAHLMLKRAVERNLEIIGEAVKRILKRNPAYEKRITQSKAIISLRNHVIHAYDGISDENIWSILINHLPKLKREINSLMYPL; encoded by the coding sequence ATGGATGATCGGATAGAGAAGTGCTTGTATGATGTGGCTTTTGCCATTGAAGAAATCGAGGCTTTTATCAAGGAGTATGACGTAAATACTTTTTTTGATTATAAGGCACATCTTATGCTGAAGAGGGCCGTAGAAAGAAATTTGGAAATTATAGGGGAAGCTGTTAAAAGAATACTGAAGAGGAATCCCGCTTATGAAAAAAGAATTACCCAATCCAAAGCCATTATTAGCCTTAGAAATCATGTGATCCATGCATATGATGGTATTTCTGATGAAAACATTTGGTCAATTTTGATTAATCACTTACCAAAATTGAAAAGAGAAATCAATAGCTTGATGTATCCCCTGTGA